The following coding sequences lie in one Haematobia irritans isolate KBUSLIRL chromosome 3, ASM5000362v1, whole genome shotgun sequence genomic window:
- the LOC142230997 gene encoding uncharacterized protein LOC142230997: MTTTPLTAFTRATDAVVRFVTKFHSLRDDDLTTYRLECHGSEAKSLWEKVKGLFDECLDFVSTQSNATEAVAAADSKYDVAYNCYLNVMESIQRKLEALRAPSKHSAKSPRLEDQTSLLNVSHRSDESRGSSISSRGDNSSSHSLNLPPCDIDVFDGDFLNWPTFRDFFTAVYINNSRLSDIEKLCHLLKKTSGEAREVVSKFPLTHRSFALAWKALRGTYDNTRLLVNHQLKLLFDLPVLESETSSGLKKLQRGISTCISTMSIYDVATDDWDPILVFLCLQRLPKCTVTLWEQSIKDKSALSSWSDLDFFLTERIQTLTCLRDIRGIDARPPANKRIRSHFTNAKTTRSSTSTPPSSQSSPDRLCVLCRRQHHLRTCSRFHNLSVLERMNIIRRHQCCMNCLSRRHVAANCPSAYDCGKCGRRHHTLLHRDISNDPITAPVVSAPLIRDTGVASVDTDQPSTSTGIVSGTSSRQVFHTSRTGNVLLGTAMVNIVHQGITYPARALIDPASESSFITEGLRNRLGLSTSSTSATISGVNQSVSITSRELCSLCIGTPLDESLLLETTAYVLPNISGNLPSFSLNRDIVSSMPNLRLADPNLFVCRPVDLLLGADLYPKILLDGTRTNISGSLLAQNTVFGWVVTGPIPSSNISVYTTTVDLSEETSLDETRLRTLGTRRASPTSSLI, encoded by the coding sequence ATGACTACTACACCACTGACTGCTTTCACAAGAGCAACTGAcgcagtagtccgatttgtaacGAAGTTTCACAGTTTGCGAGACGATGATTTAACCACCTATAGACTAGAATGTCATGGTTCCGAGGCTAAGTCGTTGTGGGAAAAAGTTAAGGGCTTATTCGACGAATGTCTTGACTTTGTTTCCACACAGAGCAACGCAACCGAGGCAGTCGCCGCTGCTGACAGCAAATATGACGTGGCTTATAATTGTTATCTGAATGTCATGGAGTCAATTCAACGTAAATTGGAGGCACTACGTGCACCATCTAAGCATTCTGCTAAATCGCCTCGGTTGGAGGACCAAACATCACTTTTGAATGTTTCCCATAGGTCCGATGAGTCACGCGGCTCTTCTATCAGCTCTAGGGGAGACAATAGTTCCTCCCACAGTCTCAATCTGCCGCCTTGTGATATAGATGTTTTTGACGGCGATTTTCTCAATTGGCCGACATTTAGAGATTTCTTCACAGCGGTGTACATTAACAATAGCCGACTTAGCGATATTGAGAAATTGTGTCATTTGCTCAAGAAGACCAGTGGTGAAGCTCGCGAGGTTGTTTCGAAATTTCCGCTCACGCATAGAAGCTTCGCTCTTGCGTGGAAGGCACTAAGGGGTACTTATGATAATACCCGCCTATTGGTGAATCACCAACTCAAATTATTATTCGATTTACCAGTCTTGGAGTCTGAGACCAGTTCAGGACTGAAGAAACTACAACGTGGTATCTCGACATGCATTTCGACAATGTCCATCTACGATGTGGCCACTGACGATTGGGATCCCATCCTCGTCTTTTTATGCCTTCAGAGGTTGCCGAAATGTACTGTTACACTTTGGGAACAGAGTATTAAAGACAAGTCTGCTTTGTCTTCTTGGTCAGATTTGGACTTCTTTCTCACGGAAAGAATCCAGACATTGACATGTCTTCGCGATATCCGCGGCATTGACGCCAGGCCTCCGGCCAACAAAAGAATTCGCTCGCATTTCACGAatgcgaaaacgactcgttccTCAACAAGTACGCCTCCTTCCTCCCAATCCTCTCCTGACAGATTATGCGTTCTCTGTCGACGACAGCATCACCTCAGAACGTGTTCTAGGTTTCATAATCTTTCAGTTCTTGAGAGGATGAATATTATTAGGCGCCATCAGTGCTGCATGAATTGTCTGTCCCGCAGACATGTCGCAGCTAATTGCCCCAGCGCATATGATTGCGGTAAATGTGGTAGAAGACACCACACTCTTCTGCACAGGGATATATCAAATGATCCCATAACTGCTCCGGTCGTTTCCGCTCCGCTTATACGAGATACCGGGGTAGCATCAGTGGATACCGATCAACCTTCTACATCGACTGGCATTGTGTCAGGGACGTCGAGTAGACAGGTATTCCATACTTCGCGTACTGGAAATGTATTATTAGGAACTGCAATGGTGAATATCGTTCACCAGGGTATCACGTATCCTGCTAGGGCCTTGATAGATCCCGCTTCGGAATCATCCTTTATTACGGAAGGATTGCGGAACCGACTTGGACTGAGCACGTCTTCGACTTCGGCTACAATTTCTGGAGTGAATCAAAGTGTTTCGATCACGTCGAGAGAACTTTGTTCACTTTGCATTGGTACCCCACTAGATGAGTCGCTCCTACTGGAGACTACAGCGTACGTTCTTCCGAACATTTCCGGCAACCTGCCATCTTTTTCTCTAAATCGTGACATTGTGTCTAGCATGCCAAATCTACGTTTGGCTGaccccaatttatttgtttgtcgtcCTGTTGACCTTCTGTTGGGCGCGGATCTTTAtccgaaaattttgttggacggTACGAGAACGAATATTTCGGGATCGCTACTAGCGCAAAACACAGTCTTCGGCTGGGTTGTCACGGGTCCTATCCCTTCTTCGAATATTTCAGTCTACACGACTACTGTGGACCTCTCCGAGGAAACTAGTCTTGACGAGACACGTCTCCGCACTTTGGGAACTAGAAGAGCTTCCCCGACGTCCTCTCTTATCTGA